CGGAGCTGGTGGAAAAGTAATGCGTAGCATTGGTCGTCTGGGTACTAATAAAATTATTTACATTTCCTGTAGTCCCAAAAGTTTAGCTGAAGATCTGAGATGGTTAAATGATTTTGGTTATGAATTGGTAACCGTTCAGCCAGTCGACCAGTTTCCACATACCGCTCATGTTGAGACGGTAGTATTGCTATCAAGGGTAGAGAAGTAAGAGTATAGAAACATGTGTAAATAAGCACTTTCCGTGATTTGAAATCTGGTTGTATGCCAGGAGGATAATCACGGTTTTTTATTATGTGGGAACTTATCCAAGATAGGCAGGTTACAAGGTTGAGCAGATAATTAGGATATTGATGTGGTGAGTTGATAAGAATACTGTCAATAACGTGGTGAGTGGATAGAATGATTGTCAAAAAATTAGAAAACAATTACATTGTATATTGACCCAGTCAATAAAATGAATTATAATAAATATTAGATTGGAACATTGCCCTGCACCAGGAGGTGAGAACTTGATAGGATTAGAATATATTTTAAACCTCTATAATCTTCAACATATAGAACTTGCAGAAAAACTTGGCATAAAAAAACAAAATATAAACATGTGGGTGAAAGGGCGACAGAACATTCCAAAAAAATATCTACCGATTTTAGAAGAACTTTTTGGAATTGATCAGTCCTACTTTGGACGTGAGCTTACAGAAATAGATCAATTGGAGATTCAGAAGGAAAAGCTGAAAAAAGAACTTAAGCCTGTGATCGAAAAACATGAACAGCAGTTTTCTTTGGGAGAGATGAATGATCTTGTTGAAGTTCCCATTTACGATAAAGAAGAAATGAATGCAATAGAGCGAGATATAGCAAAGGCCAAGCTGGTATCAAGATTTAAGGATGCAATGGATATAGTAGATAATAATCCATACTTAGAGACCTATAAACTCATCGTAGAACTACTTGAAAAAGTACAGCATGAATCTGTTCTACACAAAACGGTTGAAGCATTGGCTCACTATTACGAAGTCTTACCTGATTGGGTAAGCAGCGAACCAGAACAAGAAGGCTTTGAAGGTGAAATATTTGAAGTCTTTGATGATCATAACTATTAAACATTTGGAGGTAATATTAATGACTGAGAACACAGGAAACATTGGATTTGAAGAGACACTTTGGAAAGCGGCTGATAAATTAAGAGGCAGTATGGATGCTAGTGAATATAAACACGTGGTACTGGGGCTTATCTTCCTGAAGTACATATCCGATAAATTTGAAACAAAGTTTGATGCTTTGGTTGAGGAAGGTGCAGGTTTTGAAGAGGATCGGGATGAATATGAAGCAGAGAATATCTTCTGGGTTCCAAAGGAAGCAAGATGGTCTTTTATCAAGGATAATGCAAAAGATCCCAAAATTGGGCAGTTTATTGATGATGCCATGATACTGATAGAAAAAGAGAATCCATCCCTAAAGGGTGTACTGGATAAGCGTTATGCAAGACCAGAAATTGATAAAAGAAGGCTGGGAGAACTGATTGACTTAATTTCAACCATCAAGCTTCATCAAAATGGAGAAAAGGACTTACTAGGTAGAGTGTATGAATATTTCCTTGGCCAGTTTGCCAGTGTGGAAGGAAAAGGCGGTGGAGAATTCTATACGCCTACTAGTGTAGTAAAGACTTTAGTTGATATGATTGAACCCTACCAAGGTAGAGTCTATGATCCTTGTTGTGGATCAGGTGGTATGTTTGTACAGAGTGAGAAGTTTGTAGAGGACCATCAGGGAAGGGTTGAAAATCTATCTATCTATGGTCAGGAAATGAACTCAACGACATGGAAACTTTGCAAAATGAACTTGGCGATTAGAGGATTGGATGCCAATCTAGGACCACACCACGATGATACCTTCCATCACGATCTTCATAAGACATTAAAAGCAGACTATATCCTTGCCAATCCACCTTTTAATATTAGTGATTGGGGTGGTAATCAACTGACAGATGATGTGAGATGGAAGTTTGGTATTCCACCACAAGGAAATGCAAACTATGCGTGGCTTCAGCATATGGCTTATCATTTGGCACCAAATGGAGTAGCAGGAATTGTGCTTGCGAATGGTTCACTAAGCACGAACACTTCAAACGAAGGTGAAATTCGAAAGAATTTGTTAGAAGAAGATATGGTCGATGCCATTGTCGCTCTTCCAGATAAACTGTTCTATTCCACAGGTATTCCGGTATCACTATGGATTCTGAACAGAAACAAAAAGGATAATCCGAAGTTCAGATCAAGAGAATATGAAGTCCTTTTTATCGATGCACGACAACTGGGAGAAATGATTGATAGAAGACATAGAGAGCTAACGGAGGAAGATATTGGCAAGATTACGGAAACTTATCATGAATGGCGAAATATCGGTGGAGAATATGAAGACATCAAGGGATTCTGCAAGTCAGCTACCATTGAAGACCTCAGAGAACATGAATATGTCCTAACCCCTGGAAGATATGTAGGAATTGAGGATGTGGAAGATGATGGTATCCCGTTCGATGAAAAAATGGAGAGTATGACAGCAGAGTTAGCGGAACTATTTACTAAATCCCGAAAGCTAGAAGAAGAGATCAGAAAGAATCTAGGAGGGATTGGGTATGAGTTTTAGTGAGTGGAGAGAGCAAAAAATTGGTGACCTTTGTACTGTAAAAGGCGGTAAGAGATTACCTAAAGGAAGAAATTTGACGACAAATAAAACTAACCATCCATATATACGTATAAGAGATATGTATCAGCATAAGTATATTGAAGAAAATGGTGAATTAGAATATGTTGACGATCAAACGTTTGAATTGATAAAAAGATATATTGTAGATTCAGGAGACATAATTTTAGCAATAGTTGGAAATACAATTGGACTAGTTTCTTTAATAGGTAAAAGTTTAAATAAAGCCAGTCTGACAGAAAATTGCGTTAAACTAATAGATTTGAAAAGTGTTAAACCAGAGTTTATTTACTATTATTTGATAACTAAATCAGGTCAAAATGAGATAAAAAGTAAAATTGTTGGTACTTCGCAGCCTAAACTACCAATTTACGGTGTTCAAGATATTAAGATTCCCGTTCCGCCTCTAAATGAGCAAGATGGGATAGTATCAACTTTATCCAGTCTTGACGACAAAATAGAAGTCAACAACCAAATCAACAAAACCCTTGAGAATATGGCGCAGGCAATTTTCAAGCAATGGTTCGTGGATTTTGAATTTCCCAATGAAGATGGCGAACCTTATAAGTCCAGTGGTGGAGAAATGGTTGAAAGCGAGCTTGGGATGATTCCTAAGGGGTGGGAAGTTGTTCAGTTTAGAGATTTATTTAAGTTTATTAAGGGAAAAAAACCAAAAATAATAGAAGAATGTAAATTTGAAAATTCAGAAAAGTATCTAACAATAGATGTGTTAAATCGAAATTCTGTTTTATTTTGTTCAAAAGAAAAAGTTGTTGAGGCCGATAGTGAAGATGTTTTAATGGTAATGGATGGTGCAAGTTCAGGTGCTTTATATTTTGGGCAAAAAGGAGTTGTGGCCTCAACTTTAGCCAAACTTGAGTTAATAAGTAAGAAAATTTCAAAGAAGTTCTTATTTTACGCGCTTAAATATTTTGAAAACGATATAAAAACTCATACTACTGGATCTGCAATACCTCATACAGATAAAGAGTATGCGTATAGGCTAATGATAGCATTACCTAACGATATATCATTACAAAAAAAAATCGACGATCTTTTGAGTGATATAAGTGATACTTTTATTGCTCGAGAACAAGAGAATGCAATTTTAAAAGCGGCTAGAGATTCACTTCTCCCCAAACTCATGTCCGGCGAAATCAGAGTTCCTCTCGATGAACAAGGTGATGCATCATGAAATTTGGATTCCGAAAGCCAAGCTTAAAGAGAAGAATCTCTGCAAGAACCAGTATTAAAAGACAGGTAGCCCACCGAGCAGGGATTAAGATGCCGCGGGGATATGGGTTTCTTAGAAATCCTAAAAAAGCAGTGTACAACAAAGTATATAATCGGACATCTTTTGATGTATTCAAGACGCTTAAAAAGCTGTTCAAATAATTATTTATTCAAAATTAGTTAGATGAATGGAGAAGTGGAGGTGCGGGGTGATCAATAAAACAATAGAAATAAATCAAATGACTGCATTGGAAATGCGAATCGAAATGATAGATTGTCTGGGAGGTGGTAGTGATGAGTAGTGTGAATGGAATTTTTACAGAAGCGATGCTGGAAGAAGCAGCGATTGAAATTTTAGAAAGTCTTGGCTATGAGTATGCCTTTGGTCCAGACATTTCTTTAGGTGGAGATTATGAAGAGCGAAAAGATTATCGTGAGGTAATCCTATCATCTAGAGTGAAAGACGCACTCTTTAAGATTAATCGAGATCTTCCAAGGGAAGCACTGGATGATGCCTATCGTCAACTGATTACATTCAATAGTCCCATGCTGGAAGAAAACAATCGCTATTTTCATCAGTTAATGACAGAAGGGATAGAGGTATCTTTTAATGAAGGTGGAAACATTCGCACCAAAAGAGCCCATATTATAGATTTTGAAAATATTAGTAATAATGAATTTGTGGTTGTCAATCAATTTACTATTATAGAAAATGAAGAAAGAAGACCGGATCTTATCGTCTTTGTGAATGGCCTTCCTCTTGTGGTCATTGAGTTAAAGTCTGCCAGCGATGAAAATGTAGGGATAGAGGGTGCCTATAATCAGATACAGACTTATAAGAGAGATATTCCTTCGCTGTTTAATTACAATGCTTTTTGTGTAATCTCAGATGGAATCAATGCCAAAGCTGGAACCATTACTTCCAATGAAGAGTGGTTTATGAACTGGAGAACCGTTGATGGGGAAAATATCGCACCTTTATCTGAGCCTCAGTATGAAGTGCTGTTGGGTGGCATGTTCCAAAGGGAAAGATTATTAGATATTATTCAAAACTTCATTCTTTTCCAGGAGTCGAAAGAAGCGGAGAAGGATTTTGAAGGCAAGAAAATAGGGGATAAAAAATCCATCATAAAAATCTTGGCAGCCTATCATCAGTACTTTGCTGTTAAGAAAGCCATTGAAAAAACAAAAGAAGCGACAAAAGAAGACGGCGATCGCAAAATCGGTGTTGTTTGGCATACCCAAGGTTCTGGGAAGAGTTTCTCTATGGTGTTCTATACCGGGGGCCTTGTGCGAGAACTGAACAATCCAACCATCGTGGTTATAACCGATAGAAATGACCTGGATGATCAGCTCTTTACAACCTTCACCAAATCAAAAGATATTCTGCGTCAGACACCAAAACAGGCAACGGTACGAAAACTTTCAGATAGCCAGAGAACGAATTATGCTAACGGAAATAGCACTGAAGTAAATGGACTGTATGATCTTTTGAATGATCGAGAGTCCGGTGGAATTATCTTTACGACCATTCAAAAATTCAAACCAGAAGATGGCGAGATGCCAGTACTCTCAGACCGTAAGAATGTCATCATCATTGCTGATGAAGCCCACAGAAGCCAATATGGATTAGAGGCCAAAGTAGATGCTAAAACCGGTGAAGTGAACTATGGCTATGCGAAATACCTCAGAGATGCACTACCCAATGCCTCTTTTATAGGTTTTACAGGGACACCGATTGATCTGGAAGATCGATCGACGGTAGCCATATTTGGGCATACCATTGATACATATGACATGACCCAGGCGGTAGAAGATGAGGCAACGGTTCGAATTTATTATGAAAACCGTATCATTAAACTTGAAACAGATGAAGAAGAGCTGACAAAAATTGATGATGAATTTGAAGAAATCACAGAAGGTCAAGAAGAATTTGAGAAGGATAAAAATAGAGCCAAATGGTCCAGAATGGAATCCATTGTGGGTTCTCCAAACAGAGTCAAAAAGCTTGCCGAAGATATAGTAAATCACTACGAAGAAAAAGCGAAGAGTATCGATGGCAAGGCTATGGTTGTCTGCATGAGTCGCAGAATCTGTGTTGATCTTTATGAGGCGATAACAGCACTGAGACCTGATTGGCATCATGATGATATTGATAAAGGGAAAATCAAAGTTGTTATGACTGGTAGCGCAGCAGATAATGAAAAGATTCAGAAACATTTAGGCGGTAAACAGCGAAGAGACTTGCTTGCGAAACGGATGAAAGATAATAGTGATGAACTTAAAATAGTCATTGTGAGAGATATGTGGCTTACCGGTTTTGATGTTCCCTCTATGCATACTATGTATATCGATAAGCCGATGAAGGGACATAACTTGATGCAAGCCATTGCAAGAGTGAATCGCGTCTTTAAGGAAAAATCTGGCGGTGTTGTAGTTGACTATATCGGGATTTTAGAAAGCTTAAAGAGCGCACTAAAACAATACACCAATACGGATCGTCAAAATACTGGTATTGATACGGACGTCGCTGTTGCTGTTATGCTTGAAAAACTGGAAATTTTAAGTAACATGATGCATGGGTACGACTACTCGAAGTATATGGGTAATTCTCAAGTAGAAAGAATGCGTACCATTGTAGGTGGTATGGACTTTATTCTTGGGAAGAAAGAAGAGGACCAAAAGGAATTTAAAAAGACAGCTCTGGAACTAGGTAAGGCCCATGCTCTATGTGCTGCAACGGATAAGGGGAAAGAAAAGGCTCTTGAAGTCAGCTATTTTAAAGCAGTGAAAGCCAGCCTTGTTAAACTAAAAGAAAAGGACAAAATACCGTTATCAAAAAGAGAAATTGAAGCAAGACTCCATCAAATGTTGGAACGATCTATCATTTCAGAAGATGTGATTGATGTTTTTGATGTAATGGGAATCAAAAGACCGGAGATCTCCATCCTCTCTGAAGAGTTCTTAAAAGAAGTTCAGGAAATGAAGCAGAAAAACTTAGCAGTGGAAATGCTGAAGAAACTATTAGAAGGCAACATCAAAACCATGGAAAAACGAAACCTTGTAAAATCGGAAAAATTCTCTGAAAGGCTGACGAAGGCTCTAAACAAGTATCGAAATCAAGCACTTACAAATGCTGAAGTCATTGAAGAGCTTATACGAATGGCCCATGACATTAAAAAAATGCGTGAGGAAGAGGCAGAACTGGGTCTAAGTGACGATGAAATCGCTTTTTATGATGCACTAACCGCAGATGATATCGTAAAAGAACTCATGGAAGATGAAACGCTTAAGAAAATCGCTCATGAATTAACTTTAGCTATACGAGACAATATCACAATTGATTGGAGTGTTCGTAAAAGCGCACGAGCGAGCATGAGACGGGTGATTAAAAGGCTTCTTAGGAAGTATGATTATCCACCAAATCAAGCATTAAAGGCGATGATGATCGTCATGCGACAAGCGGAGAAAATGGCTGGAAATGTGTATGAAGAAGTTATTTGGTCAGACAGAGTTGCAGAAGAACCTAGGGAATTTACAATTGACTGATGAAAGGATTGATTTTAGATGGCAGATATAAAATACGAAATCAAAGAAACTGTGGGTGCTCTATCCGAAAACAATAAAGGATGGTCAAAGGAACTGAATTTAATCAGCTGGAATGACAGGGAACCCAAATATGACATCAGAGATTGGGCACCAGAACATGAGAAAATGGGCAAGGGTGTAACCTTAAGTGCAGAAGAGCTTAAAAAACTTAGGGAATTACTGAATGAAATGGAACTTTAGGGAGGTTGAGATATGTACAGTATTAAGAGGAAACAAGCTGCAAGGATTGAGCCGGTCACTTTTTCAGAACTGAATATGACTGAAAATGATATAGAGGAAGTTTTAAGAAACAGTATTGATATGATCTGTGATGAAGAAGAATCTATGCTCATTGTCGGTAGACAAGTCAGAAATGAGAAGAATGGAAGAAGTGATTTGACCGCAGTCGATAACAACGGAAATATTGTACTAATTGAAATTAAGAGGGACCGAAAAGATATTGAACATCGCAAAGAAGCTTTTGAATTTCAAGCAATAAGATATGCAGCTAGTTATGCAACAATAGATAAAATCGATAATTTAGTGAAAAAAGTTTACGCTCCATACATTGAAAAATATAGAAGTGAGTTTGAACCGGGAGAGTTAACCTCATTTGAACTTGGTATTCGTAAGTTAAATGAGTTCCTTCGGGTGAATGATGCACAGAAGAACTTTAATGAAAAGCAAAGGATCATCTTGGTGGCGTCTGATTTTGATGAGCAGACATTGTCGGCAGTTGCGTGGCTTAATAGTAATAATGTTGACATGAGTTGCTATAGATTAACTCCGTACAGGCTGAATGAAGATATATTTTTCTATGTAGAAAAGCTACTTCCGGTTACTAATTACGATGATTATTATGTGAACTTGATGGACAAGTCGGCTGTCACAACAGTAACTGGAGATAAGAAAATCACACGGAGATCACTGCCTAAAATTGACTTAATGCTTGAATGGGGCGTTGTTAAAGAAGGAGACGTCATTGTTGCTAAAGGTAGAGAAGATGAAGGAAGGCTTCTATCAAATGGTAATGTAATGGTCAATGGTGAAGAAAAGTCGATGCAGGCATGGTTAAAAGAAATCTATGGATGGTCTAGCGTTCAGACTTATGTTTTTGCTGTGCACAAAGAAACTGGCAAAACTCTGTCTCAAATTCGTGAAGAATATATGATACAAAAGGAGACAGAGAATACTGAAATATAGAAAATAAGCAACTGTAGCGATATTTACAGAAAAGTTTACTGGAATATTCACGGTAGAAAAGAATTCGTCTGGCGATGCTTGACAAGAATCGAACAGGGTCCTGAAACATGTAAGAACAGAACTGTAAAGGAAGAAGAGCTATATGAAGCTGTGATGATCGCAATTAATAAAGTACTTGCTGGCGGCAATAACATGATAAAAACACTGGAAGAGAACATCCATGCAGTAATCGGTGACAGCACAGAGTATCAAATTTCAGAGATTAATACCTTGCTTGAAGAAAAACAAAAAGAACTAATCAAGGTGGCTAATAAGGGTCAAGAATATGAATACCTAGCAGATAAGATTGATGAACTGCGAGACAAGCGTCAGAATCTTTTAGTAGAAGATGCCTCCCTCAGTGGTGAGAATGAACGAATCAATGAGTTGATAGAATTTATCAGAAAGTACAAATTCCGTACTCTAGAATATGATGATAAGCTTGTGAGGAAGTTAATCCAGAACGTGACAGTCTATGAAGACCACTTCATCATAGCCTTTAAATCTGGAATTGAAATGGAAATATAAAAAAGAGATGTAAGTAGCCCACAACTCTACTGTAGAGTTGTGGGTTTTCTTTTTCCTATTGATTATAATATTTTTTTATAACTACCAATATTATCAACCAAATGGTTTATAATATTGGTAGCGTAAACTTGGAGGTGCTGTATGACTACGGCAGAAATGATTAAAGATCTGTGTGAGCGAATGAATATAAGCGTTTCCGAACTTGCTAGACGTATTGGTCAAACTCCACAGAATTTCAACAAGAAATTAAAGCGGGAGACAGTATCCTTGGATAAATTGAAGGCCATCGCTGATGTGTTTGGCGTCAAGTTTGAGCAGGTATTTATTTTACCTGATGGTGATGAAATAAAGACGGGTAACGAGTGAAGAAGGCGGCTTAATATGATGATTAGTCCGGAAAGTTACTATGAAGAGTACCTTAAAGGGAAGACTAGAGAACAGATAATGACCACGATTCGGGGGCTTAAGCAAGAAATAGGCCGCCTCAAAAATACAATGGAAGACCCGGAATATGGCATTAAAGAAATCGTGCATCCGAGTGAAGATACACGACTTCACTGGACTCGTGAATACCTAGAAAGAGCCAGACAAGCCTATGCCGAGGCTGATGGAACTTATACCTTATCAAAATCAGAACAAAAAGCTGCTGACTTTGATGCGAATATAGATGCAATCTGCAAAATTACCTTTAGCATCGGAGGCTTCTTTGGTGGCTACCGGAGCTATGTTGTAGAACTAACAAATGGATTGAAAGCCTATACAAAATTATGGGAGGATGAAGACCCACTTGTATTGTTGAATGATAACAAGGAGCCATTTATAAAGGATACTATCATTGCGGTACTTAAGGAACTTCACATCGGTGAGTGGCGAAGACATTATACAGCTAAGCGATTCGGATACATAGTACTTGATGGAACTCAGTGGGAGCTAGAATTTGAATACAGCAATGGTCATAAAACAGTAAGGTTTGATGGAGATAACTCATACCCATATAACTTCAATAAGTTCCAGAGATTATTTGGTATTAATTATGCTGAGGAGGATGATGAGTATAAGTGGCTTTGATGCGGTAAAACGGTATGCTTTTGGTGACAAATAGTATGACAGCATTATCGGATGAATAACTTAAATTTAATTAACTTAGGGTGGTGTGCTTATGAAAATGAAACAATACATAGATGAAATAAATAAAGCCTCAAGGCAAGGTAAACTTGTATTTTTTGTAGGAGCAGGAGTCTCTACCCTGTCAGGTTATCCGAGATGGGCAGAGCTAGTTGATGTTTTCTATAAAAGACTATATGGAAAAGAACGAGAAGGTGTATTAACATCAGACGATTACTTACGAATACCGCAAATATTCTACGATGTATTGGAAGAACACGAAAAGGATCAGTATGATAAAATTTTAAAGGAAATATTTGATGTACAAAAGAAACCAAATTCAGTCCATTATAAAATATTATCTTTGAATCCAGCTCATATAATAACAACAAACTATGATGATCTATTAGAAAAGACATGTTGGCAAAGAGGAAAGTATTACACAAAAATTAGTGCTGAAAAGGACGTTTCTGGCGCTACTTCATCCCGATATTTAGTAAAGGTACATGGGGATTTTAGTCGTGGTTTTAATGCGGATAATGTGGTTTTAAAGGAAAGCGATTATATGAGCTATGACCAGAACTATCCTTTAATAAGTAATTTGATGAAGACAATAATGGCAACTCATACAATAGTATTTATTGGTTATGGGTTAGGTGACTACAATATAAATTTACTGCTCAACTGGGTAAAACAATTACAGAAAGATGGTTATAACAAACCTTTCTTCATTCGCACTGATCAAGAACCTATCAAAGATAGCGATGCAAAGTATTTTAAGAATAAGGGATTAAGAATAATTGATTCAGCATCTCTGATAAAATCGAAAGGTGATGAATATTTAAAGCGTTACAATGCTGTTATGGATGTTTTAGTTGATTATAGAAATAATACTGTAAGTTTGGAAGATAGTGAAATTATTGAGTTACTTTATAAAAAGGTTCAACCTTTATTTGCTTTAAAAAGCATAAGGAAAACTGATTTGAAATATGTTTTTGATAATGATTATTTCTTTAATGTAGATGGCTCAATTATAAGTAATAGTTCAACTGGTGAAGGTTATATGGAAAGGTTTTATAACATACAGATCAAATCAAATGAAGGGATTAATGAAGACACACGTGAAAAATATAATGCAATTTTAGAATTTTTCTCAAAAAATAATATCTTAGGAATGGCTAATGAAATTGAAACAAAAAGCATTAGCATAATAAATAGCGTAACAAATCCAATTTTCCATGCAAACTTTGATGAGGTGGATCAATCAATAGATTCAGATAAAGATGGTGCTGAATTCCATTACAAGAAAGCTTTTTACTTAGCGTGTTTAGGAGAATGGGAAGAATCATATAAATTATATTCAAAAATAATATCTCGTACTATTGAAAGTAATAATCTATGGATTTACTATTTGTCCCAAATTAATCGATATCACCTGTATCAATCAATAAAACAAACCAAGAGACACATGGATACAATTGGTATATTAACATATGGAGTTCATTATCAACCATTTTCTCAGCAGTTTATAGAGCAGATAGAAAGTGAATTAAAGAATTTTAATCTAAATGATTTATTTTTAAGTATGCCAAATGAATTTCAAGATGACTACAGGATATTGGAGTTTTTAGGTGATAGTAAATTCTTATATGACGATACTGTTAAACTGTTCGAATTAACAAATAAAGTAAGAAACGCAATAAACAAAGGCTCTGTATCATTTGGATTAACATCTGAAAATGAAATAATGTTAAGAGTTTACGAAACTATAAGATTTCTATTTGATAATCATTTATGGAGTACATCTTTTGGTGAATTTAAAAAGTATGTTAAGAGTGCGATAATATTGCAATTTGAAAAAGCGGAATACGATTTAACCCGGGATGTAGATAATTTTGGGTTTTTAGAAATGATTAACCGCTCTGGGTTCTATATTGATTATTTCGATTTTATAATTATTGCAAAAACATTCAATGTGGATGATATTAAATATATTGAAAGAGCATGTGATATTAGTAGAATATCTTTTAAGGAAGTAGATAAAATTGAAGAATACTTATTAAGGCTTGTCCGTGAGATGGAAGATCATTACACAGAAGATACATTACGTATGAATATCCTTTTTTATAATTTCTTTATTAATGAAATTAAATCTGCTGTTTACTTCGCAAAGTATGTATCTTTATCTCCTCAATGCATAACAAAATTGATAAAGGCAATTATTTATTTGATACCTAATAGAGAGCTTGATAACGGGCAGAAATACCTATGGTGTGAGAGATTAAC
The Jeotgalibaca sp. MA1X17-3 genome window above contains:
- a CDS encoding SIR2 family protein, producing MKMKQYIDEINKASRQGKLVFFVGAGVSTLSGYPRWAELVDVFYKRLYGKEREGVLTSDDYLRIPQIFYDVLEEHEKDQYDKILKEIFDVQKKPNSVHYKILSLNPAHIITTNYDDLLEKTCWQRGKYYTKISAEKDVSGATSSRYLVKVHGDFSRGFNADNVVLKESDYMSYDQNYPLISNLMKTIMATHTIVFIGYGLGDYNINLLLNWVKQLQKDGYNKPFFIRTDQEPIKDSDAKYFKNKGLRIIDSASLIKSKGDEYLKRYNAVMDVLVDYRNNTVSLEDSEIIELLYKKVQPLFALKSIRKTDLKYVFDNDYFFNVDGSIISNSSTGEGYMERFYNIQIKSNEGINEDTREKYNAILEFFSKNNILGMANEIETKSISIINSVTNPIFHANFDEVDQSIDSDKDGAEFHYKKAFYLACLGEWEESYKLYSKIISRTIESNNLWIYYLSQINRYHLYQSIKQTKRHMDTIGILTYGVHYQPFSQQFIEQIESELKNFNLNDLFLSMPNEFQDDYRILEFLGDSKFLYDDTVKLFELTNKVRNAINKGSVSFGLTSENEIMLRVYETIRFLFDNHLWSTSFGEFKKYVKSAIILQFEKAEYDLTRDVDNFGFLEMINRSGFYIDYFDFIIIAKTFNVDDIKYIERACDISRISFKEVDKIEEYLLRLVREMEDHYTEDTLRMNILFYNFFINEIKSAVYFAKYVSLSPQCITKLIKAIIYLIPNRELDNGQKYLWCERLTRNNSLPEEAIQLIESFLLKEARNRIDIDYSEMTSNNLFSHNFALLIHQYYPNYVSENLSKYAIAINKESTKEIDYLYKLSKILTPESRKYLFDNKNISNIKDVIDCLRANDINSITEYDSIVVSYVSDRISEIKSNTEKGVTVLTTGDYLVELASQFFMGELKNKELEEYKGVVDEYDMFIDPDGFDYAKFDPVWLKRYSDDLLMKISENKYMRNNILKILKERIINSKDHTYLSMLLKHFV